The stretch of DNA CCGATATTTCTTATGAGCTTGCTGGTGAAAACATAGCCGCCAACTATATTGATGGACCGGCTGCCGTAGAAGGGTGGCTCAATTCTAAAGGACATCGCCAAGCCCTTCTGGAAAAGGATTTTACATTGTTAGGTGTCGGTGTTTACCGCAAATATTATACGCAAAACTTTCTGGGGCGCTAAGTAGATAAAGCGGGCTGACGCTGTTATAAGGCCAGCTCAGTCTCTTTTGCAGTACGCCTCAGCTCACTATCTAACCGCTCGCTAAAGTAATCTTCCAGCATTAGAGGGGTTCTTTCGTGCTCTGCTGCAGCGCCATTGTCACCTGCGTTGTCTAGCTCCAAACGAATCAGGATTTGGGTGCCGCGGTCCCCGCTTCATTTTTGAAGGGGCTGCGGCATCTTATATGCAGGAAGGTTTTGCACTTTTTTCAAGAGCCGCCATACAGTAATAGTAGCAAAAGAATGGGCGGGGGATGCTTTGTGAAAAATGATTCCTTACATCCGGAAGTGCAGGAGTTCAAGCGGTTTATGAGTCAGCGAGAAGATTTAAGAAAGATGGTAAGGCGGCGCCAAAAAACATTGCAGGAGCTGTTTGAAGAGTGGCATTCTTCTAACAAAGAAAAGGATGAACAGCCGCAAAAGCCGGATTGGCTCACGAAGATCGCTGAAGCCGTTTCTTCCTTGGACAGCAAGAAGTGGAACAGCTATGTAGCGGAATTGCAGTCGGTTATTGAAACAGTGCAAATGATGTTGGCTGACTTCGGGGAAATGAACCGTCAAAATTCGCGACCCTCCGCATTAGAACATTATCAGGCAGAGGAAAGGGAGTAGACGATTGTGAGACAAGAGATTATGGAGAGAATTATGCAGAAGCAAGAGTGGCTTCATTATTTAAGGAATGAGCCCATTTGGTACCGGTTGCTAAGCAGAAATCCTGATCACTTTGGACAGTTTGAAAGAGCTAGCCTGCACTTTCATAAAAAAACGCTTCCTCATCACGTTGAACGTGTCAGTGACAGCATACAATTGGCAACAACCCTATTTTCATTAATGAATGCCCAAGTGTCAAGCAATTCGGGAAATGCTGCTGGCGATTCTGAGGCTAAACAAAAAAAGGATCAATAAAAAGCGCTTTTTTGCTCACACTAATAAAAAAGAAGAGGAGTGTGAAGCATGAAAGCTTGGCTGATGATCATGGCAATTGGATTAGCCGGATGCAAGCAATATTACCCTGAGCCTGAAGCGCTCAAGCCGGTGCCTTCTTTAACGGAAGCGGAAGCTCAAGCGCAGAACAGACCGTCCAATCATTGGACTGTTCGTCATTTGTTAAAAGGGAATCAGCTATTTATTGAATGCGTAGTCAACGGGGTCTCTTTTGCAAATCACCGGTCGGATGGAACCGTTAAAGGCCGTGCAGTGGTGTATATAGATGATAAGTTTTACAAAAATTATCATACCGCTGCGTTTATTGTCAAAGGTTTAACACCAGGAAAGCATAAAGTTCATATTCAGTTAACCGATGCCCACAATCGTCCGCTGGGATTTGAGAAAACTTTCTTCATCACCATTCCGTAAGCATTTTTCTTTCGAGGGAAATGTGATAATATAAAGGAATGGAGGTGGGCATTTTGCTTACAGCTACATTAGAGAAAATTAAAACAGTAGAGCAGGCTGAACAGCTGGCATCCATGATTATGCAATCGGATGTGGCGGAAAAGTATCAGACCTGCTACTCTCATTTATATACCGATCCTGCGACAGCCAGCAAAATTAAACGGTTCAAACGTTTAAAGGAGCAATTTGAAGAAGTTCAGCGCTTTGGCCGCTATCATCCCGACTATGGCCGGGTGATGAAGGAAATAAGGGAAGCCAAGCGGGAAATGGATCTGGATGAACGGGTAGCGGCTTTCCGGGTAGCGGAACGTCAGCTGCAGTCATTGCTGGATGAAATCAGCGCCTTGCTTGGCCGCTCTGTATCCGAGAAGATTAAAGTTCCCGGAGGAAACCCTTTCTTTGCAGCAGATTCGAACTGCGGCGGGGGCTGCGGGAGCGGAGGAAGCTGCGGCTGTTCCGCGTAGTGATCTGGCTTGATGGTTGATTCTTTTTTTCCTTTTGTGCTAGACTGAAGTAAAAAGGCTAAGGTTAAGGGAGATTATATGTTTACTGAACGGCAGGCTATTATTGTTTGGCTTCATCATACGAAGCCGGCTAAATCATTGCGAAAATATGGAAACGTTCACTATGTATCCAAGAAGATGAAGTATGCGGTTGTCTACTGTAATCAGGAAGAAATCGAAAGAACGGTCGATAAGCTTCAATCGCTGTCTTTTGTCAAAAGAGTCGAGCTGTCTTTTAAGCCGTTTTTAAAGACGGAGTACGAGAATTCCAAACCGAATAAAGCAAAAGAATATGATTATAAAATCGGCGTATAAAAAGCAGGAAGCCCGGATATTCCCCTCCTGTGCAAACAGTTAGGAAAAAAGCCTACACTGTCTGTACAGGGGGGATTTTTTACGGCGAAAAAAGGTTCTAAATTAAAACGGGTAATCGTTAAAGAGCAGTTGTAAGGGGAGGAGCACCGGGAAAGCCGATTATTTAGACAATGCTTGCTCAGGAAATTTTTGAGTCAGGTTCAAAACAGAGTTCATGTGTGAAGGAGTATAAGAAGCTGGAGGAAGTCCGTTAAACCGCTGAATCCAAAAATTAGGCAGCTTTGCCCAATTAAGCATCGGGCAAAAACTGCCTAAGAATTCAATGATGATTAGTTTCAGCCAACTGCCGTTGCCTAAGCTGAATAGAGTGCTTTTTTAATTCAGAGGGGGGATATAGTGATGAAGCCTTAGAATCCCCATTAAATACTGATAATATAGAGCAGGTTCAGCAAAGTTTTTTGAATGCTTCACTTCAAGTTGAATGATCTCCTTATTTAATGCTTTGGCTGCTTGCAAAAATAAATTAAATCGCTGGCTCGCTGAATGCTCCGGATGCGGGATCCCTTCCCGGCAAATGTATAGCGGCTGAAAGTCTCCTGGGCTTGTCGGTGCCAGAATAACGACTAAGGAAGTCATTGCGCGATCTTCTGCAGCAGTATGCAGAGCTAGCATATGGGTTAAACGATGCTGGTTGCTCTTAGCAATCTCCATCAGCTCATACAAATCTGAATAGCCTTCTCCAAGCTCGATAAATCGCTGTATCAAGTGATGCCCTCCGTTCTTCGTAATAAATCTTTTATATTGTACCGTTCTCTGCTGCTTTGCTCAAGCCTATAGTCGAGCAGCTCATCATAAATCAACACAAATCTGTAAAAAAAATGCTGAATGGCTGTCCGCGGCTTTGTGAAATTTGGTATCTTAAAAGGTGAATTTCTGACTAGTAAGGGTGGAGCCATGATGAATACTAGAGTTTTTCTTCTTACTTTTATTTTGCTGCTAGTCGCCGTATCCGGGAGTTTGCTAGTAAACCAATGGATCGGCTATGAAAAGAACTCTAAAACTTCGCATAAAGCGGAGGTTGAGCAGCAAATCCAGCTGGAACATGATCGGTTTGGTCTCAAGGTTTACCAGACTTTCAGCCGTCTGGAGCCCGGTAAGAACGCTGCTATCGTTCTTCCGGCGAATGCTCAATCAGCCGGATGTGTGAAGCAAGAAGCGAAATGCTCATTTAGAGGTCTGGGAGTGCTGATTACTCCAAAAGAAACTTCCGCTACGGTGTTCTATTCCTTGAAGCTGCCAGCAAATCGATCAGCCCTATTGCTGACTGACTGGTTTGCTAAGATAAAAGAGCTGAAAATCAAGCGGACAAAAGTTCAATTGACTGAAAAAACATGGCGCTCCGGGAGTTGGCATTCGGGGCTGGAAGCGACCGGATTTCAGAGGATGGATATGATTGACTACTACGTATTTGAAGGGGAGGGAGGAGCTGATAGCCTTTATTGGCAATTAAGGCCGCTAAAGCGGATAGCTAAAGGAAAGAACGTGAGCCTGTATGGGAGTCCTTCACTCAAACTGGGCCGCCAAGCATGGAGGGCATTAGAAGCGGCGAGTCGGCAAAAGCCGTCTGTCATTATCGTCACAGACCAGCATCCTGCCTACTCTTCTGACCGTCTTTATTTAGTCGGCAGCAGTCAGGAAGCAGCCAAGCTGTCTCAAGGAATGATACGAGACAAGATTGAGAAGGATTATCGATTCAGCCAAAATGAAAAATGGCTGGCGCAGCTTCTTGCCGCCTATGAACTGAATGCCCCGCCTCCTTCGCAAAAGGTTCGATGGCTATATGAACAATTACAGCAGCAATTGACACCAGAAGAACAATCGAGGTGGCGGTCGGCCCTTCTGGATTTGCAAGGGGATGCAGTGACCGCTGAAATACTGGATCACAAGCTGTCAGAAGTGAAGGGAATGGAAACGCGCTTCTTTACAGAAAACAAAGAAGCAGACCCGCCGTTCAACGCCCTCGTTTTTAAAGAGAGCCGCCCAATATATATCAATGGCAAAAGAGCCGGCATCCAGCCATTAAAGGATCAGAGCGGTTTATTCTTTCCGTTGCGATTGACTTTAGGAAAGCTGGGATTTCAGGTGGACAAACTGCCAAACGAGAGGGAATTGCTGATTGTTAAGCAGTTTGATACGTATCGTCTGGACTTAGACCAAAATCGTTTGATTCTAAATGAAGAGGAGTACGGCATTTATCACGATGCTTTGCGTTATTACAGCGGAAAGCTCTACATAGAAAGCAAATGGATGCAGAAAATATTTTTGCTCCGCATGGAAGAGCGAGAAGGCGGTCTCTATATTTATGAATGGACCCGCTAAATCATAAAAAGAATCTGCAAACAAGGGGCGTTCTTTCTTCCTCCTGCTGCAGCCTATTATTGTCCGCATCGTACAAGTCTGAACGAATCGGACTTTTAGGTGCCATGACTTCCTTAAGTTTTTGGGTCGCCGCTTCATTCTTGTACGGCATCTTATATCCGGGATAAAAAAAGCCCTGCTGACTGTGCTCAGCAGGGTCCTTCTAGGTCTAATTAGACAGAAGGCAAAGGGAGAGGAGAAACCGGAGAAAAAACATATGGGGAATGTATGTTTTCTCCGTGATCGACAACATCCCGAGTGATGTTGTTATTTGTAGTATGGACAAAGCATGCTGATTATAAACAACTATTTTTAAAAAAACACAGAAAGACGCAAAAAGAAATCACCTAGATACAATTTTTGAAGTGTGTTAACATGAATAAGAAAATCTTTATGAATGGTGAGAGAATATGAGAGTAATTTCAGGTACGCATAAAGGAGTCTCATTAAAAGCAGTACCAGGTCAAAATACGCGGCCGACAACGGATAAAGTGAAGGAGTCGATATTTAACATGATTGGCCCGTATTTCTCAGGAGGAATTGGCTTGGATCTTTTTGCCGGCAGCGGCGGTCTCGGCATTGAAGCATTAAGCAGAGGCTTTGAAAAAGTACTGTTTGTTGATCGTGAAATGAAAGCGGTTCAAACAATAAAAGGAAATTTAGCGAGCTGCGGATTTACTGACCGCTCTGAAGTTTATCGCAATGATGCAGAGCGGGCGCTGAAAGCAGTGTCCAAACGCGAATTGGCGTTTCACGGAATTTTTTTGGATCCGCCGTATAAAAAACAACAGTTAGAAAAGCTGATGCACTATATTGAAGAGAAACGATTGCTTGATAACCAGGGGTTCATCGTCTGTGAGCATAGTTCAAATATCAGCCTGCCGGAAGCTGTCGGGCGCTTAGATCAAGTGAGAATGGAAACTTACGGCATGATCCGTGTATCAATATATAAATGGCTGAGTCAATAAGGGGGAGCGCGAATGGCAAGCATTGCAGTATGTCCAGGTAGCTTTGATCCGATTACGAATGGACACCTAGACATTATTCAAAGAGGAGCTCAAGTATTTGATAAAGTATATGTAGTGATATTAAGCAATTCGGCGAAAGCGCCGCTTTTTTCTGTGAATGAACGGATGGATCTCATCCGGGAAGTGACCGGTCACCTGCCGAATGTAGAAGTGGATCATTATAATGGTTTGTTGGTAGAGTACGCAAAAAGTGTAAATGCCAATGCCATATTGCGCGGTTTGCGTGCTGTATCAGACTTTGAATATGAAATGCAAATCACATCTATGAACCGGGCGCTGGATGAACATTTAGAAACATTTTTTATGATGACAAACAGTCAATACTCCTTTTTAAGCTCCAGCATCGTCAAAGAAGTGGCGAAATATGGAGCGAATATATCTGCACTTGTTCCCAAAGCGGTAGAGCGAGCCCTGCAAAGGAAATTTGAACTGGGCAGCTGATCTTTTTTTAAAAGAGGAAGAACAGAAGCGAGGCTGTTCTTCGGCACGGCATCAAGACGCTTGTCGAAGTAAGCGCGATTCCCTGCTGAATCCTCGCATAGAGCCGCCTGTTCATAAGAGGATAAGTGAGCTTGGACAGATTTATAGAAGCGTCGGTCAACAGGCTGAAACACCCTGCCATCAGGGTGTTTCTTACTTTTTAGCCGCGGCTAATAAAGCTGTATATATGACCAGCATGGTAATGGTGATCAATGGCCCGAATTGTTTGAGGAGAACCACCGCATCGTCTATAGCCGTTTGTTCAGTTCCGAAAACAGGAATGGAATGCATCGTTTCTCCGTTCTTCACGGTCTGCTCATAGACGGGCTCCCACAGGACAAAAGCAATCAGCGCTGAATAGCAGCCGTGGAGAATTCGCGCGATAAAGAACGGACGAAAGCGGATGTCTGATTCGGCTAGGATGCTTGCAACTTGCGCTTGCACGCTTAACCCGCTGAAAGCGAGGATAAAGCTGATCAGTACAGCTTGCTGCACGAGAGGGGTTTCCTGAACTTGACTGATCATCTGGCTGCCCAGTGTGATCTCAAACACTCCAGCAATAAATGGAATGCTTAAATCGGAAGAAAGATGAAAAAGGGCAAATATCTTTGCGGCTATTCCCGCTAAAAAAGAGGTAACATGAAGATGGAACAGCAGCTTGTTCATAACGGAAAACAGAATAATAAATCCGCCAATCATCAAAAGGGTTCGTACAGAAGAAAGAACCGCATCACCCATTAGCTTGCCCAGCGGCCGATTGTCCTTTAATCTGGCTTGATGCATGGCCGAAAAGGCTGATGTGAAAGCAAACGGTCTCATTTTCTGTGACTTTGCCTGCCGTTCAGCTCCATGAAACCGCATCGTTAACCCTACGAAAAAATTGCCTGTATAATGAGCGAGTGCAAGCAGCACACCGAGATGAGCATCGTAGAAAAATCCGACTGAGACAGCCCCAAAAATGAAGAGAGGGTTCGATGAGTTAGTGAAGCAGATCAGCCGTTCGGCTTCAATCCGCGTCAGTTGTCCCTCCTGCCGTAATTGTGCCGCCAGTTTAGCTCCGGAAGGAAATCCGGACGCCATCGCCATTGCCCATACAAATCCGCCCGCTCCGGGAACCCGGAACAGCGGACGCATCAGCGGTTCTAGAAGAACGCCGATAAAGCTGACGACGCCAAGGCCAATCATCATATCAGAGAGAATAAAGAAAGGAAGCAGCGAGGGAAAGACAATTTCCCACCACATATTCAACCCTCTAATCGAGGCGTCAATTGAAACCTCGGGAAATATAATTAAGGAAGAAGCGAATGCAGTAATCATTAAAGCTAAAAGAATGGTTTTAAAATGGGAACCAGTCAATCTTGAAAACCTCCTATTCACTCTATAAGCGCGTCAGTCTGGGATTCATTTAAACATTTGGCTATTATAAAAGTAAGTGAAATGGCTGTTTGATTTGCTGTCAGGCAGCTGACCAAACACTCGTCCCGTTTTATTCAATATACTCATACAAATCAGAAATAGACCATAGCTTAAAAGAGAATTCTAAATTGGAGGGAAAGATATTGCATCGACCAAAGATAGGGGTGGCTCTTGGCTCAGGCGGAGCGCGGGGCTTTGCGCACATAGGCGTGCTGAAAGCCTTGGAGGATGCCGGCATTCCGGTGGATATGCTAGCCGGAAGCAGCATGGGCTCCCTCGTGGCAAGCTTCTATGCATCCGGTCAGGATATGGAGCAGCTGTATAAACTTTCAACCGCTTTTCGCAGAAAGTATTTTCTGGATTTTATCGTTCCTAAACTGGGCTTTATCTCAGGCAAGAAAATCAAAAGTTTTATTCGTTTATTCACATATGGTAAAAATATTGAAGAGCTGAATATGCCTGTAGCCATTATTGCCACCGATATCCAAAGGGCGGAGAAAGTCGTTTTTACAAAAGGGCCCATCGCTGAAGCAGTGCGTGCCAGCATTGCCATTCCGGGAATTTTTGTTCCGGAAAAAGTGGGCGGCCGCTTGCTCGTGGACGGCGGAGTGATTGACCGCGTTCCTGTGTCCGTCGTCAAAGAAATGGGGGCGGATATCGTCATCGGCGTCGATGTGTCCTCCGTCAAGAAAAATGCTGAAATTCATACAATTTTTGATGTGATTATGCAAAGCATAGATATTTTACAATTGGAGATTATAGAAAATCGCCAGACTGCTTCTAATGTCATGATTCGACCGCCTGTGGACGGGTACAATTCAAGAGCGTTTACTCACATCGAAGAGATTATTCAGGCGGGAGAAAACGAAGCACAAAAGAAGATCCCAGAAATTAAACAGCAGATTGCAAGCTGGAAGGAGCATCAGAATGAGAAGTAAATTAACTGTATTTTCCTATCTTTTCCTGTTCATGCTCATTGCCGCTTCTTTTATACAGCTTCCCTATTATGTAATGAAGCCGGGGGAAGCTCATGAGCTAGCGCCGATTGTCAGCGTAGCTGGAGGCAATAAAGAGAAGGGAGAATTAATGCTGACAACGATTAAAATGGGACAAGCGACCCCCGTTTCCTATGCCGTTGCTTCGATTCGGGATTATGAAGAAATCATTCCCGTTGGCGAAGTACGCGCTCCGCATGAATCAGAAGAGGAATACAATATTAGACAAAAGTATTTAATGGACAATTCTCAGCATTCTGCTATTCAAGTGGCTTTTGACGCAGCGAAAAAGCCGTATAAATTTATTAATAAAGGCGTGTATGTATTAAGTGTTTTTCCTAATATGCCCGCTCAAGGAGTGATAAAAGCCGGTGATCAGCTCATCGCCGCGGATGATAAAAAAATGAAGACATCCAAACAGTTCACCAAATACATTCACTCGAAGCGGCCAGGAGATGAGATCCGCCTTACATATGTGCGCGATCAAGTAAAGAAACGTATAAAACTACCGCTCAAAAGCTTTTCCAAGGGCAGCGGGAAAGCCGGAATAGGCATCACCTTGCTGGATCGAAGAAAGCTGGTAAGCGATCCGAAAGTTCAGCTGAAGGCGGAAGCGATTGGCGGTCCATCGGCCGGGCTGATGTTCAGTTTGGAGATCTATAATCA from Bacillus xiapuensis encodes:
- a CDS encoding YlbE-like family protein, with amino-acid sequence MRQEIMERIMQKQEWLHYLRNEPIWYRLLSRNPDHFGQFERASLHFHKKTLPHHVERVSDSIQLATTLFSLMNAQVSSNSGNAAGDSEAKQKKDQ
- the ylbD gene encoding spore coat protein YlbD, whose amino-acid sequence is MKNDSLHPEVQEFKRFMSQREDLRKMVRRRQKTLQELFEEWHSSNKEKDEQPQKPDWLTKIAEAVSSLDSKKWNSYVAELQSVIETVQMMLADFGEMNRQNSRPSALEHYQAEERE
- a CDS encoding YlbG family protein, giving the protein MFTERQAIIVWLHHTKPAKSLRKYGNVHYVSKKMKYAVVYCNQEEIERTVDKLQSLSFVKRVELSFKPFLKTEYENSKPNKAKEYDYKIGV
- a CDS encoding patatin-like phospholipase family protein — protein: MHRPKIGVALGSGGARGFAHIGVLKALEDAGIPVDMLAGSSMGSLVASFYASGQDMEQLYKLSTAFRRKYFLDFIVPKLGFISGKKIKSFIRLFTYGKNIEELNMPVAIIATDIQRAEKVVFTKGPIAEAVRASIAIPGIFVPEKVGGRLLVDGGVIDRVPVSVVKEMGADIVIGVDVSSVKKNAEIHTIFDVIMQSIDILQLEIIENRQTASNVMIRPPVDGYNSRAFTHIEEIIQAGENEAQKKIPEIKQQIASWKEHQNEK
- the ylbJ gene encoding sporulation integral membrane protein YlbJ, with the protein product MTGSHFKTILLALMITAFASSLIIFPEVSIDASIRGLNMWWEIVFPSLLPFFILSDMMIGLGVVSFIGVLLEPLMRPLFRVPGAGGFVWAMAMASGFPSGAKLAAQLRQEGQLTRIEAERLICFTNSSNPLFIFGAVSVGFFYDAHLGVLLALAHYTGNFFVGLTMRFHGAERQAKSQKMRPFAFTSAFSAMHQARLKDNRPLGKLMGDAVLSSVRTLLMIGGFIILFSVMNKLLFHLHVTSFLAGIAAKIFALFHLSSDLSIPFIAGVFEITLGSQMISQVQETPLVQQAVLISFILAFSGLSVQAQVASILAESDIRFRPFFIARILHGCYSALIAFVLWEPVYEQTVKNGETMHSIPVFGTEQTAIDDAVVLLKQFGPLITITMLVIYTALLAAAKK
- the rsmD gene encoding 16S rRNA (guanine(966)-N(2))-methyltransferase RsmD, which translates into the protein MRVISGTHKGVSLKAVPGQNTRPTTDKVKESIFNMIGPYFSGGIGLDLFAGSGGLGIEALSRGFEKVLFVDREMKAVQTIKGNLASCGFTDRSEVYRNDAERALKAVSKRELAFHGIFLDPPYKKQQLEKLMHYIEEKRLLDNQGFIVCEHSSNISLPEAVGRLDQVRMETYGMIRVSIYKWLSQ
- the coaD gene encoding pantetheine-phosphate adenylyltransferase, with translation MASIAVCPGSFDPITNGHLDIIQRGAQVFDKVYVVILSNSAKAPLFSVNERMDLIREVTGHLPNVEVDHYNGLLVEYAKSVNANAILRGLRAVSDFEYEMQITSMNRALDEHLETFFMMTNSQYSFLSSSIVKEVAKYGANISALVPKAVERALQRKFELGS
- a CDS encoding DUF7147 family protein, encoding MIQRFIELGEGYSDLYELMEIAKSNQHRLTHMLALHTAAEDRAMTSLVVILAPTSPGDFQPLYICREGIPHPEHSASQRFNLFLQAAKALNKEIIQLEVKHSKNFAEPALYYQYLMGILRLHHYIPPLN
- a CDS encoding YlbF family regulator is translated as MEVGILLTATLEKIKTVEQAEQLASMIMQSDVAEKYQTCYSHLYTDPATASKIKRFKRLKEQFEEVQRFGRYHPDYGRVMKEIREAKREMDLDERVAAFRVAERQLQSLLDEISALLGRSVSEKIKVPGGNPFFAADSNCGGGCGSGGSCGCSA
- a CDS encoding DUF6130 family protein; amino-acid sequence: MKAWLMIMAIGLAGCKQYYPEPEALKPVPSLTEAEAQAQNRPSNHWTVRHLLKGNQLFIECVVNGVSFANHRSDGTVKGRAVVYIDDKFYKNYHTAAFIVKGLTPGKHKVHIQLTDAHNRPLGFEKTFFITIP
- a CDS encoding SepM family pheromone-processing serine protease; amino-acid sequence: MRSKLTVFSYLFLFMLIAASFIQLPYYVMKPGEAHELAPIVSVAGGNKEKGELMLTTIKMGQATPVSYAVASIRDYEEIIPVGEVRAPHESEEEYNIRQKYLMDNSQHSAIQVAFDAAKKPYKFINKGVYVLSVFPNMPAQGVIKAGDQLIAADDKKMKTSKQFTKYIHSKRPGDEIRLTYVRDQVKKRIKLPLKSFSKGSGKAGIGITLLDRRKLVSDPKVQLKAEAIGGPSAGLMFSLEIYNQLVKEDVTKGRKIAGTGTIQPDGTVGRIGGIAQKVVAADKAGAEIFFAPNDAISPEMKKEWPSIRPNYQEAKAAAEDIQSDMKIVPVQSFHDALDYLAEQ